One window of Dama dama isolate Ldn47 chromosome 30, ASM3311817v1, whole genome shotgun sequence genomic DNA carries:
- the HMGB1 gene encoding high mobility group protein B1, with protein MGKGDPKKPRGKMSSYAFFVQTCREEHKKKHPDASVNFSEFSKKCSERWKTMSAKEKGKFEDMAKADKARYEREMKTYIPPKGETKKKFKDPNAPKRPPSAFFLFCSEYRPKIKGEHPGLSIGDVAKKLGEMWNNTAADDKQPYEKKAAKLKEKYEKDIAAYRAKGKPDAAKKGVVKAEKSKKKKEEEEDEEDEEEEEDEEDEEEEEDDDDE; from the exons ATGGGCAAAGGAGATCCTAAGAAGCCGAGAGGCAAAATGTCATCATATGCATTCTTTGTGCAAACTTGCCGGGAGGAGCACAAGAAGAAGCACCCGGATGCTTCAGTCAACTTCTCAGAGTTTTCTAAGAAGTGCTCAGAGAGGTGGAAG accATGTCtgctaaagagaaaggaaaatttgaagACATGGCAAAGGCGGACAAGGCCCGttatgaaagagaaatgaaaacttatatccCTCCTAAAGgggaaacaaaaaagaagttCAAGGATCCCAATGCACCCAAGAGGCCTCC TTCggcctttttcttgttttgttctgAGTATCGTCCAAAAATCAAAGGCGAACATCCTGGCCTGTCCATTGGTGATGTTGCAAAGAAACTGGGAGAGATGTGGAATAACACTGCTGCGGATGACAAGCAGCCTTATGAGAAGAAGGCTGCTAAGCTGaaggaaaagtatgaaaag GATATTGCTGCATACCGAGCTAAAGGGAAGCCTGATGCAGCAAAAAAGGGAGTTGTTAAGGccgaaaaaagcaagaaaaagaaggaagaggaggaagatgaagaggatgaggaggaggaagaagatgaagaggatgaggaggaggaagaagatgatgatgatgaataa